The Euphorbia lathyris chromosome 2, ddEupLath1.1, whole genome shotgun sequence genome includes a window with the following:
- the LOC136216486 gene encoding small ribosomal subunit protein uS17-like, translating to MAEQTEKAFLKQPKVFLSSKKSGKGKRPGKGGNRFWKAIGLGFKTPREAIEGTFIDKKCPFTGTVSIRGRILAGTCHSAKMTRTIIVRRNYLHFIKKYQRYEKRHANIPAHVSPCFRVKEGDHVIIGQCRPLSKTVRFNVLRVVPAGSSGGVKKAFTAI from the exons ATGGCGGAACAA ACGGAGAAAGCATTTTTGAAGCAACCGAAGGTTTTCTTGAG CTCAAAGAAATCTGGAAAGGGGAAGAGACCTGGTAAGGGTGGAAACCGTTTCTGGAAGGCCATTGGATTAGGCTTCAAGACACCAAGAGAGGCTATTGAAG GAACATTTATTGATAAGAAATGCCCATTCACTGGCACTGTTTCCATTAGGGGCCGTATCTTGGCTGGTACTTGCCACAGTGCAAAAATGACAAGGACCATTATAGTACGGAGGAATTACCTTCACTTTATCAAGAAATATCAGAG GTACGAAAAGCGTCACGCAAATATCCCAGCACACGTATCCCCATGCTTCCGTGTGAAAGAAGGAGATCATGTCATCATTGGCCAATGCAG GCCACTATCAAAGACAGTGAGGTTCAATGTGCTTAGGGTTGTTCCAGCTGGGTCTTCTGGTGGTGTGAAGAAGGCTTTTACAGCAATATAA